The following proteins come from a genomic window of Trifolium pratense cultivar HEN17-A07 linkage group LG4, ARS_RC_1.1, whole genome shotgun sequence:
- the LOC123882325 gene encoding adenylate kinase isoenzyme 6 homolog, which produces MAQESGKRKKPNILVTGTPGTGKTTMSTALAEATQLNHINIGDLVKEKNLHDGWDDELDSYILNEDLVCDELEDVMEEGGNIVDYHGCDFFPERWFDCVVVLQTDNSVLYDRLSKRGYKDSKLSNNVECEIFQILLEEAKESYAEDKVVALKSDNIEDISRNVATLTDWIRNWSIPV; this is translated from the exons ATGGCGCAAGAAAGTGGCAAGAGAAAGAAGCCAAACATTTTGGTGACTGGTACACCAGGGACAGGAAAGACAACCATGTCAACTGCTCTGGCTGAAGCCACTCAGCTCAACCACATCAATATTGGTGATTTGGTCAAAGAGAAAAACTTGCATGATGGCTGGGATGATGAGCTTGATTCTTACATTCTTAATGAAGATTTG GTGTGTGATGAACTTGAGGATGTTATGGAAGAGGGAGGGAACATTGTGGACTATCATGGCTGTGATTTCTTTCCTGAGCGATGGTTTGATTGCGTGGTTGTACTTCAAACTGATAACTCTGTTTTGTATGACCGTTTGAGCAAGAG AGGGTACAAAGATTCCAAGCTTTCCAACAATGTTGAATGTGAAATCTTTCAAATTTTGCTTGAGGAGGCTAAAGAAAGTTACGCGGAGGACAAAGTTGTTGCATTGAAAAGCGATAATATTGAAGACATTAGTAGAAATGTTGCAACTTTGACAGATTGGATCAGAAATTGGTCCATCCCAGTATAG